In a genomic window of Chrysemys picta bellii isolate R12L10 chromosome 1, ASM1138683v2, whole genome shotgun sequence:
- the LOC101943441 gene encoding olfactory receptor 51G2-like has product MSAVNDTKFSFAVFILTGIPGTEDVYLWISIPFFLIYVISIVGNSVILFIIKTDPSLHEPMYIFLSMLAITDLGLSVTTMPTILGIFLFNSREISLNACFAQLFFIHSLSYIESSVLLLMAFDRFVAICNPLRYASILTLPRIAKMGQLFVLRAVALIFPLPFLLKRFRYCQANILSHSFCVHQEVMKLACSDITVNSIYGLSIALLTVGLDSLLIFLSYVMILRTVLSITSHMESLRALNTCVAHLCAVLLFYTPMLGLPVIHRFGNSSSHSLQIVLGYVYLLVPPLMNPIVYSVKSKHLRVRIIRVFFK; this is encoded by the coding sequence atgtcagctgtcaatgacaccaaattCAGCTTTGCAGTGTTCATTCTCACCGGGATACCTGGGACGGAAGACGTCTACCTCTGGATCTCTATCCCCTTCTTCTTAATATATGTTATTTCGATagtaggaaattcagtcattctgttcattataaaaacagatccaagcctccatgaACCCATGTACATTTTTCTTTCCATGTTGGCCATCACAGACCTTGGCTTATCGGTAACCACCATGCCAACGATACTTGGCATATTCTTGTTTAACTCTAGGGAGATCAGCCTCAATGCTTGTTTTGCTCAGCTGTTTTTCATCCACTCACTTTCATACATTGAATCATCCGTTCtcttgttgatggcctttgaccgctttGTCGCGATCTGCAACCCCCTAagatatgcttccatcttaacccTCCCAAGAATAGCCAAGATGGGACAGCTGTTTGTGCTAAGGGCAGTGGCCCTAATATTCCCACTGCCCTTTCTCCTGAAACGGTTCCGATACTGTCAAGCTAATATCCTCTCCCATTCCTTCTGTGTGCACCAAGAGGTCATGAAGTTAGCTTGTTCAGATATCACAGTCAACAGCATCTACGGCTTGTCTATTGCACTCTTAACAGTGGGGTTAGACTCGctgctcatcttcctctcttatgtgatgatcctcagAACAGTGTTGAGCATCACATCACACATGGAGTCCctcagggccctgaacacctgcgtcGCCCACCTCTGTGCTGTCCTGCTCTTCTACACACCAATGCTCGGCTTGCCTGTGATACATAGATTCGGGAATAGCTCTTCTCACTCGCTTCAGATTGTCCTGGGATATGTATACCTGCTGGTCCCGCCCCTGATGAATCCAATCGTGTACagtgtgaaaagcaaacaccttcgtgtGAGGATAATCAGGGTGTTCTTCAAGTGA